In Kitasatospora sp. NA04385, a single genomic region encodes these proteins:
- a CDS encoding D-arabinono-1,4-lactone oxidase — MSPSAPRASWRNWSGTARCTPRRVLRPVGEDAIVDAVTTAARLGLGIRAAGTGHSFNQLSVTDGLLVDLTRHTGVESVDRTAPSVTVRSGTRLGELAAVLRRAGLALPDLGTLAEQTVGGAVATGNHGTGLSFGPLSSLVTALRLVTADGTVHRLDAAKDPELFHCARTSVGALGLVSSLTLRCVPAFNLEVRQSAAPLEAVLRDFSGWAASAEHVSLSWLPWRRDVGIRTAERTAAPPTPRARLRRYSTTAQELCCGVTGLAGRGSATAVPALSRALSLPVPGPATYVDVSDRVFTFPQPVRFIALEHALPLERTPDALRELGGALRRAGQYSPYSVLVRVGAADEDSPLSPAYGRATGYVNLTVPRSAGQVELLRVVEHVMRAHGGRPHWGKAHTATAEVLAPRYPRWADFQRVRARVDPEGRFAGDYAVRLLGPVGARERAGAA, encoded by the coding sequence ATGAGCCCGTCCGCACCGCGCGCCTCCTGGCGCAACTGGTCCGGCACGGCCCGCTGCACGCCGCGCCGGGTGCTGCGCCCGGTCGGCGAGGACGCGATCGTGGACGCCGTGACCACCGCCGCCCGGCTCGGCCTGGGCATCCGCGCCGCGGGCACCGGCCACTCGTTCAACCAGCTGTCCGTCACCGACGGGCTGCTGGTGGACCTGACCCGGCACACCGGCGTCGAGTCGGTCGACCGCACCGCGCCCTCGGTGACCGTGCGCTCCGGCACCCGGCTCGGCGAGCTGGCCGCCGTCCTGCGGCGGGCCGGCCTGGCGCTGCCCGACCTCGGCACCCTGGCCGAGCAGACCGTCGGCGGCGCGGTCGCGACCGGCAACCACGGCACCGGGCTCTCCTTCGGCCCGCTGTCCTCGCTGGTCACGGCGCTGCGCCTGGTCACCGCCGACGGCACCGTGCACCGGCTGGACGCCGCGAAGGACCCGGAGCTGTTCCACTGCGCCCGCACCTCGGTGGGCGCGCTCGGCCTGGTCTCCTCGCTCACGCTGCGCTGCGTGCCGGCCTTCAACCTGGAGGTCCGGCAGAGCGCGGCCCCGCTCGAAGCCGTGCTGCGGGACTTCTCCGGCTGGGCGGCGAGCGCCGAGCACGTCAGCCTGTCCTGGCTGCCCTGGCGGCGGGACGTCGGCATCCGGACGGCGGAGCGCACCGCCGCCCCGCCGACCCCGCGGGCCCGGCTGCGCCGCTACTCCACCACCGCGCAGGAGCTGTGCTGCGGGGTGACCGGCCTGGCCGGCCGCGGCTCGGCCACGGCGGTGCCCGCGCTCAGCCGGGCGCTGTCCCTGCCCGTCCCCGGCCCGGCGACCTACGTGGACGTCTCCGACCGGGTGTTCACCTTCCCGCAGCCGGTGCGGTTCATCGCCCTCGAACACGCCCTGCCGCTGGAGCGGACCCCGGACGCGCTGCGCGAGCTGGGCGGCGCGCTGCGGCGGGCCGGGCAGTACTCGCCGTACTCGGTGCTGGTGCGGGTGGGCGCCGCCGACGAGGACTCGCCGCTCAGCCCCGCGTACGGCCGGGCCACCGGCTACGTCAACCTCACCGTGCCGCGCAGCGCCGGCCAGGTGGAGCTGCTGCGGGTGGTCGAGCACGTGATGCGCGCCCACGGCGGACGGCCGCACTGGGGCAAGGCGCACACCGCCACCGCCGAGGTGCTCGCCCCGCGCTACCCCCGGTGGGCCGACTTCCAGCGGGTCCGGGCCCGGGTCGACCCGGAGGGCCGGTTCGCCGGCGACTACGCGGTGCGCCTGCTCGGCCCGGTGGGCGCGCGGGAACGGGCGGGCGCGGCATGA